The nucleotide sequence GGCCTCATCGTATTTCTGGGATATTTCCATAAAAATACTTTCTCCTTTTTCGAAAGAAACTTGTTCTTCTAACTTTAATAGATAAACCATTTGTTTCTTTTGGCTAATCAAGAAACTTTTGGTAGCACCACTTTCTTCATCGTAGGTTTCTAGATGTTTGAAAGCTGAAATATCGAAATTAGCCTCTAATTCTCTATTCATTCTACTTAATAGATTCAGATTGAAAGCTGCAGTAAGGCCATGGGGATCGCTATAAGCATTGAGGATGATTTGAGGGTCTTTTTTTAAATCGAAACCAATAAAAAGCTGATCGTGATCCTTCATTTGTTCTCTCAATTTACTCAAGAAACTCACTGCCTTTCCTCTATTAAAATTACCAATATTACTACCTAGAAATAATAAAACCTTGGGAAGGTCCTGATGGTTAAGCTCCTCTAAAAGATGGAAATAATCTCCTATTAATCCTCTGGTTTTTAGTTTAGGGAATTCTTGTTCCAAATCCACTAATAATTGATTCACTGCAGATTCTGAAATATCGATGGGTGCATATTCAAAGTCTATTTCTTTGTTTAGAAAATGATTGAGGAGGATTTTGGTTTTTAATCCGTCTCCGGCACCGAGTTCAACGAGTTCAAAGCTGGACGTGTGGGAGGAGAAAGCCTGATAAATATCTTCCTTTTGTTTTTCGAAAATTTCTAATTCACAGTCGGTCAAATAGTATTCGGGCATGCGCATGATGTCTTGAAAGATTTTACTTCCCCAGTGATCGTAAAAATATTTAGAGGATAAATATTTTTTATCAGCAGATAATCCATCCAAACAATCTTTTGCAAATGCGTTTAGTATAAGTTGTTCCAAAGTATTCGTTTTTGTGGTTTCCATTTGTTTTCTCTTTAGCATTTAAAGAAAATACACTAGTCTGGTATTCCTGTCTCAAAAGGGTTTTCAGGATCGTTACTCCACTCAAACCATCCTCCGTCAAATACCGAAACTCTTGGAAAACCCATCAGCCATGCATTATAAAAGGCTTCACTACCACGCCAACCAGTACCGCAATAAAAAGCCAGATGTTTATCACCTGTCACTTCTATTTCATCCCAAATGGCTTTGGTTTCATGAAATTCTCTAACTGTATGGTCTAGGTTTCTATAATTCTCCATATGGTAGGCATCGGTACCACAATTGCCAAAAATAGCCCCCGGGATTCTACCTTTTTTCTCAATATAATTATAGCCACTCACCTCACCGATATATTCTGGCCAACTTCTTGTACAAATAATGTCTGCATCTTTTGCTGCTATCATTTCTTTGGC is from Lentimicrobium sp. L6 and encodes:
- a CDS encoding L-histidine N(alpha)-methyltransferase, translated to METTKTNTLEQLILNAFAKDCLDGLSADKKYLSSKYFYDHWGSKIFQDIMRMPEYYLTDCELEIFEKQKEDIYQAFSSHTSSFELVELGAGDGLKTKILLNHFLNKEIDFEYAPIDISESAVNQLLVDLEQEFPKLKTRGLIGDYFHLLEELNHQDLPKVLLFLGSNIGNFNRGKAVSFLSKLREQMKDHDQLFIGFDLKKDPQIILNAYSDPHGLTAAFNLNLLSRMNRELEANFDISAFKHLETYDEESGATKSFLISQKKQMVYLLKLEEQVSFEKGESIFMEISQKYDEAMINDLANSSGFKVSHSFYDSRHYYLNSLWELNE